In a single window of the Candidatus Eisenbacteria bacterium genome:
- a CDS encoding aspartate aminotransferase family protein has translation MTAVSELPTARTLSAAEQEAALHAPVYPLPRLQLVSGKGARVVDAQGREYLDFVSGIAVNAFGHAPAGLARVVTRQMKSLGHVSNLFGNPRVLELEQAITRATGYERAFFCNSGTEGVEAALKFTRAHARARGRDGRDLVAFRGGFHGRTGFALSVTWTPSYREPFEPLIPGVRFADLNDIAGLDAVLDERVAGVIVEPVQGEGGAIPATREFLRALRTRTEQLGIPLVFDEVQCGMGRCGRLLAAEHYGVRAELTVLSKALGHGVPIAAVLMTQAIADSLAPGMHGSTFGGNPVASSAALWVLERVNRRGLLAGVRRRGKTLLEGLETLVARHDSLAAARGLGLLCAIELSADATFTPADLVAAARENALLLVRGGERAIRLLPPLDVSDLDLQLALDRLEAALASLAPQGVSR, from the coding sequence ATGACCGCCGTCTCCGAACTCCCGACCGCCCGAACGCTGTCCGCGGCCGAGCAGGAAGCGGCGCTCCACGCGCCGGTCTACCCGCTCCCGCGGCTTCAGCTCGTGAGCGGCAAGGGTGCGCGCGTCGTCGACGCGCAGGGTCGCGAGTACCTCGACTTCGTGAGCGGCATCGCCGTCAACGCTTTCGGGCACGCCCCGGCGGGGCTCGCGCGGGTCGTCACCCGGCAGATGAAGTCGCTCGGACACGTCTCCAATCTGTTCGGCAACCCGCGCGTGCTCGAACTGGAGCAGGCGATCACGCGCGCGACCGGCTACGAGCGCGCGTTCTTCTGCAACAGCGGCACCGAAGGCGTCGAAGCCGCGCTCAAGTTCACGCGCGCTCACGCGCGCGCCCGCGGACGTGACGGCCGCGACCTGGTCGCCTTTCGCGGCGGCTTCCACGGCCGGACGGGATTCGCTCTCTCGGTGACCTGGACACCCTCGTACCGCGAACCGTTCGAGCCGCTGATTCCGGGCGTGCGATTTGCCGACTTGAACGACATCGCGGGCCTCGATGCAGTGCTCGACGAGCGGGTCGCCGGCGTGATCGTCGAGCCCGTGCAGGGGGAAGGCGGCGCGATCCCGGCCACCCGCGAGTTCCTGCGGGCGCTCCGCACTCGCACCGAGCAACTCGGTATCCCGCTGGTCTTCGACGAAGTGCAGTGCGGCATGGGCCGTTGCGGCCGCCTGCTCGCGGCCGAGCACTACGGCGTGCGTGCCGAGCTGACGGTGCTCAGCAAGGCGCTCGGTCACGGCGTGCCGATCGCGGCCGTGCTGATGACGCAGGCGATCGCGGACTCTCTGGCTCCCGGCATGCACGGCTCGACGTTCGGCGGCAATCCGGTCGCGTCGTCCGCGGCGTTGTGGGTGCTCGAGCGCGTGAACCGCCGCGGTCTGCTGGCCGGTGTGAGACGGCGCGGCAAGACGCTGCTCGAGGGCCTCGAGACACTCGTCGCGCGTCACGACTCGCTCGCCGCCGCGCGCGGCCTGGGCCTCCTGTGCGCGATCGAGCTGAGCGCCGATGCGACGTTCACTCCCGCCGACCTGGTCGCTGCGGCACGCGAGAACGCGCTGCTGCTGGTGCGGGGCGG